The nucleotide sequence CCAAGCAGTGTAAGCAACAGCTGGCAAACACAGAGACTCTATTATGGTGGACAGCAACTGTGCATATGCCAACTGGGATGCCGGACCATACCATCAATTTTGGGGCCTGTCTGATGCAGCAGTCATTTTAGtgattttttgaaaacataaacatgtaTATTGTATCTCTATGTCATCATCATGTGCTTAACTTTGATTAAACCTTGAAGGCTGGAGTGTTGATGCTATGACAATGGAAATACCAAGGTTCATAAGTGTAGGTCAAATGGTTTTGCAATTATTCGCATTTGGAAATATAGATTTTAAGATATACCCATTGCAAATTCATTGGATCGTCATTTGGCCATTTTTTGACATAACCacttaaaaagtaataattttatgaaggtctttgaggttaggaACAATACCAAAAGTAATCTGTtttttccggaaaaaaaaaaaaaatagtagaaCATCAAATAGGGCAAACTATATACAGCAACAAGAAAGAGTTTGTGAACCTTTTGGAATGACCTGGATAAgtgcattaattactcattaaatgtggtctCACCTTTTTCTTAGTCACAATAATAGACTACCACAATCTGCCCAaactaataacaaacaaataattgtacttCCTCCTTCCTGGTTAATGCTGAATGCATAATATAAACATTCACAGTCTACACTGGAAAAAGTCTGTGAACCTCTAGGCTAatgacatccatccatccatccatccatccatccatccatccatccattatctatacctgcatTTCTTTGGCAGAGTCATGGGTGGTGCTGGGGCcaatcccagtgtgcattggctgagaggcaggaatacaccctgggcaggtcTCTAGTCCATCACAGGGTGCTAATGACTTCTCCAAAAGCTAATTGAAGTCAGATTTTCCAATCAATGCGATGATGTTGGAGGTGTGTGTTGGAGGTGCCATGCCCTAAAAAAGGCCCACAAAGTTTGATTACTGACAGAGTCTTCTTTTCCCAAGAAATATCTGTTCATGTGAACTATGACCCGAATTAAACAATTTTCAGTGGACCTTAGAAGAAGAATTGTAGGGATTCCTAAAACTGGAAAAGgttacaaaataatttctaaagGCCTGGGTGTTCATCAATCTACAATAAGACAACTTGTCTACAAATGGGGGAACTTCAGTACTGTTGCTCCTCTCCCTAGGAGTGGACATCCTGCAAAGATCACAACAAGAGTGCAGCGTGCAATGCTGAAGCAGATCATAAAGATCCCTAGGGTAACAGTAATTCCAAACGGTTCACAAACTCTTTCCTGCAACTGTAGGTCCTTGTAGCAaatttgttcctcatgaggaGAGGGGGCCTTTTCACCAAATTTGTAACTATAGGGGTTTGGGTTGTGAACGTCAAAATTTTGTCACGTGTACTACGGCTTCACCAAGTGTTAAATCTGTGCCATAATTTAAACGATTCAAGAGTTCAGAGGCCCCAACAAGTAAACCAATTTGGGTGATTCTCTGACTTACCAGATTACAATTATTTGAGGAGCGAgcgaaaataaaacaaatcccagtccactcttcaaagggtcaaCTATTGCTATCAGGTGTGGTTCTGATGACTTGGCATCAGCTCAGCTCATTGCCTTAacctgtatatatactgtatacaggtATATAGATATGTGACTCTGGACAAGAGCTTCTGTTTAATTCccaaatgtaatgcaaatgcaGGATTCCACCCTCACTATCCCGCTTAATGGGAGTATTCCACGAGGGGGCTGTTATTAATAACAGGGAGCCGTTATTAATTATTAGTTGAATTAAAGGTGCAATGGGGGCGGTGACAATAGATCtgctggttcaaatcccagatgAGGCACTGCCATTATGCCACTGAGCAGAATAAtgaacctgaattgcttcactaaatattcagctgtatgaaCTAATAATGTGCAAAAATATAACTTGTGTTAGTTGCTCTAGATGAGGATGTCGGTTAAAGCAAatatatctaaataaataaaaaatgcagtgttGTTGCCTCATCCATTGAACGCATGTTTAGACTAATGAGCTGGAGGATGACAGCGTTCTCACGGGCATGTGGCTGCTTCGCTTCGTCAAAGTCCTCAAGAGTctttagaaaagaaaagagtCAACATCTCTTCATTAGCAGCTCAATTAAGGATCAAGCACCTGAGACAAATGATGCTCGGTCAGACTGGTACCCAGAGGCAGTGGGGTGATGTAATTCTCTTTGTTTGTAGAGAAGCATGACAAGCCTATTAAATCACTTCAATGCCCTTTCTGGCCTGTCCAATCTCCAAACCACATGAACAAAGGCCAAAGTTTGGGTAGGCTATACATGGGAGCATGAATGTAATGTGTGCTTGCTTCTGGTCAGTCCTAGCACACACaataatgtgcatttgtgtgtgctagGACCCCTAAAACAAGTAATGGGACAGGTTTCCTGAACCTTGTTTTGGAGGTGGAGCTACACTGCgttgtcaatcactgactttttttttttatccaatcAAGTAGTCCGTTTATCAAAGCATAATTATTTGCACCgattcagtgattcagtgaATTATAAATCTGACTCTGAATGCAGAGCAGCAGTAAGCAACGTAGCTGCAACATCTTCCCAATCGGTCAACTCCCCCACGCTTTTTCATGAAAAGGGGTtaatataaaaaacatgtttgaggCACTGTTTTTGAATATCGGTTTATCAGCcttaaatactgtaaatgatgGTGGGAACAGTATAAGCACACTTTCGACTGCGTAGCACCCTCAGGATGTGAAGGCCTCAGGCCTTTGATGCTCACTTCTGTTTCTTGACGTCcgcagggcctgctggttttctttacCACCTTAAAACCAGCAACCGATTTAGACCTACAAAACCAAGTGAGGCGATTCATCTGTGCAATCAACCGGTTGAATCGATCTATTGTGTGAAtcacaatgaaaaccagcagacgaACGTGTCTCTCCCGAATCTGAGTTAAGATCCCCAGTCGTGGCTATCAGGAGTAAGAGAATGTTATGATTCACTAAGTTCTAGAACCGCAAAGCCAAACAGTTATAAATTTACTTGATTGACGCCTTGGATCCTACACTTAAGTTTTCTGCTGattttaacccctttgcacaaACTGCCTGGTGGTCAGGGGGATGCTGGCATCCTGAGAtagctcaactcagacattcagcgCTCCTTCAACCaaactacagtatgtgtgggAACAACAACCGTTGTGTCCTAGCTTCAGTAGTAGACAATACACGACACCTatgtaaaatatagttttaaaatgCCACCATTGTCGTGTAGGTCGTCCGTTTAATGAgtaccccctccctgcagtctcatgtgCAACAATACCCAACAAGCATAACACACTGGGCAATAGCGCCTGTCTGgaagttcataaaaatattcattcaCTACGACCGTATTTTATCACACAGTGGTCAAAATTGCTGCTCCCTGaatagggaaaaaaacaagagggaCTCTTGTGTAAtcataccatgtcattctacaatATCTGCGACTAAATATGGACTAAATTtgcaatcttaccattggttttacatgtaaaagTGTGCCTTTCAAGactcagtggtcatttattgtcttgaacaatccgttTTGGAAATTAATACATGAATAGAAAGCAAGGTAGGTATATACATAGGTCAGGCAAGAAACCCCACTTGCTGTTTACACAATTATAACTCTTTTCAGCTTGTTCTGGCTTGATTTATAACTCTTTTATCCAGTAGGCTTTCAGCATAAGGCAGTATAAGCTTTCCAATGGTTTATCACATGTTGAACGTGAAATGACAAAATTGACAGCTCTGCAGAACAGCTTGAATTGTTGCTTCAGTACAATGTTGTGCAGTTGACCATAACACTATGTggtaatatactgtacaagCACTCACTGAGGCTTAATTAAactaaaggagaacaacttcattttgcatttttgaccagatcattgcatttgtggcactttatttctacttaaattatgaatataaactaacctAAGTTAATATTCTAAATGATAAAAGTATTATGTTTAAGGCATTTTTCAAGCCTCTGcaatgctcacatctggagttataaagctttaaataaggtgccccctaaatgggcaaggatttgGAAGATGTGGCATCTGCATAAAGGGGTTAGTGGAGTGCGTGATGATACCACTTtaatagaaatataaaataactttGTAATAAGAAAATGTACCActttagttattattatttcttttttggtctTTCTGATAACACTTGTAGCCGCTAAAGCAGTCTTATAAAAAGAAGACCACATCGATCAATTCAACAGTGTTATTCATATTCAGTAGGGCAAGTGGCAGgctattcatttaacaaaatagcTGCAAGTTCGCTGCTTTGTAAAGTAGGCATCTGGACGTGCAGCGAACAAGAAAAGTAAGTAAAGGCATAAGTATAGTGAAGTGCAGTGAAATTCCTGAAGGCTGTAACATATAGCCATAACATGAACAACACAGCCTACATGCCATTACCTAACTCAATACCTACGCATTTTTGTTGAGGTGTATGAGCACGTCCACGTGCTGTAGGGACGGTCAGGTGCACAGTTTGCTCAAAgtgagaccagcagctgagGAGACACGTTCAGATGGCACCCAAGTTATCGGGCAAATAATGTTTCGCTAACGCTGAGTCAAGTTTCCTCCAGGCACTACCAGGCATTCGGTCTGTGCCACAATTTAAACGATCCAAGAGTTCAGAGGTTGAAACAGGTAAGCCAAGTTCGGTGATTCCGGAACAAACCAGCTCAGAGTTATTTGAGgtgagaggggagaaaaaagaagaagaaaaaacaaggaACACAAATGAATTGCTATTCTTGCATCATGTTGCATTCGATTCTCATGAGCATTTCTTTTGTGTCCTCCGCCCTTGGTGTATTGCTCTGTGTCAACTCCACAGGATATAAGAATGACAGTGAAGGCTTTGACTCACCATAGTCCTTTTCaactgatctgggatcaagTTCAAGGCCATCTACTGAAAGAGAAATATTGAAAGACATTGGTTTCTTCACATTAGAAAAGGGGTTCTTCTGTATGAGATATATTGATACATTGGCATTTTTGGTCTGTGCTCTTTGCCTAAGGTTATTGGTAAGTATTAGCTACACCTTAATGTATTCCTTGATTGATTTCAAAGCGTTGCATTGTTCTGCTTAGGTTGAAGTACATAAAAATTTTTCTAACTGAAAGTTGAATCTAAATTACTGTCTTactgacagttaaaaaaaaaaaaagctacaaatatattacatcaaaaatgaatgaaaaaaagtaatgacAGGAACAAAAGTAatacaaaaatcaatttttttgtttttgttttaatcaagTGGCACATTGGGCACATGGGATaaaaggggcaggtgctcaccccctgcccacacacacacatgcctggtgttctgtgatgtcataaaaggCTTCTCTGGTAGTACGAGAAAGcagatttaataaaatatttttcagtcacagattaatgagtgaatgagtgaagtCGTGGAATTCTATCTTTTGTCTTTCAGTTTCAGACATAAGGGCAAACAACATCTATCAATTCCATAATCAACaataattaaatcataaatctgAGCTAATGAAGTTTTCTGTAACTAAATATTTGACAAACCTCCTGCAGTTAACTTTGTCATGTTTCAGGTATTCATTACCGCAGATAATAggaacctattttttttttttttcaggtccTAAAAGACTGTTTTTTTCAACAGGTGAGAAACAGTGAGTAGCAGAAAAACCTGCAATGAGGTCCCTGAATTCAACCTCCTTTTTGAACACCACTATTGTGCGTCCTGAGTTCTTTTTCATACGTGGTCTCGCTGGTATTCCCCACACAAAATACTACTATTTCTTCTTGTGCTTCGTTTATGCTGTGACTCTACTGGCGAACACTTTTGTCATGCTTATGATTTACACCGACCACTGTCTTCACAGTCCGAAATACattgcagtgtttaatttggctGTGTCTGACTTGTGTGGAAGCACAACACTCATTCCTCAGTTGATCGACACCTTCTTGTTTAAATCACAGCTAATAGCCTTCGAGGCCTGCCTGACTaacctgtattttatttatgtctttTACGCGAtgcagtctctcactctcactatTCTTTCCTATGATAGAGGTGTTGCTATATGCTTCCCACTGAGATACAATGAGATCGTGACTAATAAATCAATGCTGTTGATCGTAAGTATATCGTGGATGTTTCCATCAGTTGCCACTCTCATATCTACAATTATTCTCAGCAGACTGTCATTCtgcaaatccattgtggtgaaCAGTTTTTTCTGCGACTACGGACCCATATACAATTTGGCTTGCAATGACAACACTCCGAGTAATGTGATTCGTTGGACGTATCCTGTGGTGTTTCTATGGTTTCCGTTACTGTTTATCATAGGCACATACATTTCTATAGCCAGAGCATTATTGAAAATTGCTGCGGCATCCGAGCGCCTCAAAGCCATGAAAACCTGCAGCGCTCATTTGATCTTGGTGAGTGtgtattattttcctttatgcATCTCTTTCGTACTGGGCTCCAGCATTCACCAGAACATCAGGATTATGAACATGTGCCTGGCGACCGTCTTGCCACCGATGCTGAATCCAATAATTTACTCACTGAAGACGGAAGAATTCAGAGAATCCGTTAAGAAGCTGTACAAGCGAAAGAAGATACACATCACtgtaagaaataaatgaataaacgtTTCAATCGTGAACGACTGACTGGGACGTTTGACTCTCACTTTCGGTGTAGGAGAGCACAGAAAACCACGTTCCGTCCTCTGATATACGTGAACGTCAAACCACTGCAGTCCACAAAATTTGCTGTCGAACAGAAGCTGAGTTTTGTGGACAAGCCGGAATGAGCCGGAAGGGGGCACGTCATGTGCAGGTTTGAGAAAGCAGATAAATTTATTCATGAGGCATCTGCCAactttattgtatatttttagatcgttatgcaatgtaattggacataattccatgaaaatatccTAAATGTGTAACAATGGTTTTACACAAATATGCGAACTCTGTACGTTGTAATGAATTGGAAATGGTTCAGGATTTGGCAATTCTATGCAAATACCTGAATTACGCAATAATCTATCTTGCAATTAAATTGCTTTTATTGTATTATCATTAAACCTACATGGTTTTTGCCTGTATGTACAGAGTGTCCCCCTTGAGGGTTGCAGTTCTTGGACGCCTATGCATCTACTTTGGGACCTCTCTGGTGCAGCAGTGATTTGTAGTGAATTTTCCATATTGTACCTCTATAACCCATTACATGTTTGACTTGGGCTAAGCCTTTAAGGCTGGAGCGGTGATCCTGCTGTCAATGCAAATACAAAGTTTCATAGGCTTCGGTGTAACGGCTTTGGAATTATTGGCATTTTTGTGATAAGCTATGGCTGCTGCAAATTCACTGAATCCCCCCATGGCCATTTTTTGACATAACCATTTGAAAAGTAactctttttttataaatagcaGGTCACAGTTGTCTGACGAGAGagcggggaaaaaaagcaaactaaTCCTGTGCTACTTGGTCCcctaaatgaacaaataaataatcccAATTATTTGAggtgagaggggagaaagaaaaaaaaaaagaaaaaacaaggaaCACAAATGAATGGCTATTCTTGCATCATGTTGCATTCGATTCTCATGAGCATTTCTTTTGTGTCCTCCGCCCTTGGTGTATTGCTCTGTGTCAACTCCACAGGATATAAGAATGACAGTGAAGGCTTTGACTCACCATAGTCCTTTACaactgatctgggatcaagTTCAAGGCCATCTACTGAAAGAGAAATATTGAAAGACATTGGTTTCTTCACATTAGAAAAGGGGTTCTTCTGTATGAGATATATTGATACATTGACATTTTTGGTCTGTGCTCTTTGCCTAAGGTTATTGGTAAGTATTAGCTACACTTTAATGTATTCCTTGATTGATTTCAAAGCGTTGCATTGTTCTGCTTAGGTTGAAGTACATAGAaatttttcaaactgaaaattGAATCTAAATTACTGTCTTactgacagttttaaaaaaataggctacaaatatattacatcaaaaatgaatgaaaaaaagtaatgacaggaacaaaaataatacaaaaatctattttttttttttttaatcaagcaGCACATTGGGCACATGGGATaaaaggggcaggtgctcaccccctgcccacacacacacatgcctggtgttctgtgatgtcataaaaggCTTCTCTGGTAGTACGAGAAAGCAGATTTCATAAAATCTTTTTCAGTCACAGATTaatgggtgaatgagtgaaGTCGTGGAATTCTATCTTTTAATATATATAAGGGCAAACAACATCTATCAATTCCATAATCAACaataattaaatcataaatctgAGCTAGTGAAGTTTTCTGTAACTAAGTATTTGACAAACCTCCTGCAGTTAACTTTGTCATGTTTCAGGGATTCATTACCGCAGATAATAGcaacctgttgtttttattttcaggtccTAAAGGACTGTTTTTTCAACAGGTGAGAAACAGTGAGTAGCAGAAAAACCTGCAATGAGGTCCCTGAATTCAACCTCCTTTTTGAACACCACTATTGTGCGTCCTGAGTTCTTTTTCGTACGTGGTCTCACTGGTATTCCCCACACAAAATACTACTATTTCTTCTTGTGCTTCGTTTATGCTGTGACTCTACTGGCAAACACTTTTGTCATGCTTATGATTTACACCGACCACTGTCTTCACAGTCCGAAATACattgcagtgtttaatttggctTTGTCCGACTTGTGTGGAAGCACAGCACTTGTTCCTCAGATGCTTGACACCTTGCTGTTTAAATCACATCTAATCTCCTACGAGGCCTGCTTGACTAGTATGTTCTTTGTTTATTGGtttgtctctgtgcagtctctcactctcactgctcTATCCTATGATAGATTTGTTGCTATATGCTTTCCAGTGAGATACAATGAGATTGTGACTAGTAAATCAATGTTGGTGATCGTAAGTATATCGTGGATGTTTCCATCAGTTGCCACTCTCATATCTACAATTATTCTCAGCAAACTGTCATTCtgcaaatccattgtggtgaaCAGTTTTTTCTGCGACTACGGACCCATATACAATTTGGCTTGCAATGACAACACTCCGAGTAATGCGATTGGCTGGACGTATCCTGTGGTGTTTCTATGGTTTCCGTTACTGTTTATCATAGGCACATATATTTCTATAGCCAGAGCGTTATTGAAAATTGCTGCGGCATCCGAGCGCCTCAAAGCCATGAAAACCTGCAGCGCTCATTTGATCTTGGTGAGTGtgtattattttcctttatgcATCTCTTTCATACTGAGCTTCAGCATTCACCAGAACATCAGGATCATGAACATGTCTCTGGCGATCGTCTTGCCACCGATGCTGAATCCAATCATTTACTCACTGAAGACGGACGAATTCAGAGAATCCGTTAAGAAGCTGTACAAGCGAAAGAAGATACACATCACtgtaagaaataaatgaataaacgtTTCAATCGTGAACGACTGACTGGGACACTTGACTCTCACTTTCGGTGTAGGAGAGCACAGAAGACCACGTTCCGTCCTCTGATATATGTGGACGTCAAACCACTGCAGTCCACAAAATTTGCTGTCGAACAGAAGCTGAGTTTTGTGGACAAGCCGGAATGAGCCGGAAGGGGGCACGTCATGTGCAGGTTTGAGAAACCAGATAAATTTATTTATGAGGCATCTGCCAactttattgtatatttttagatccttatgcaatgtaattggaaataattccatgaaaatatccTAAATGTGTAACAATGGTTTTATACAAATATGCGAACTCTGTACGTTGTAATGAATTGGAAATGGTTCAGGTTTTGGCAATTCTATGCAAATACCTGAATTACGCAATAATCTATCTTGcaatgaaattgattttattgcATTATCATTAAACCTACATGGTTTTTGCCTGTATGTACAGAGTGTTCCCCTTGAGGGTTGCAGTTCTTGGACGCCTGTGCATCTACTTTGGGACCTCTCTGGTGCAGCAGTGATTTGTAGTGAATTTTCCATATTGTACCTCTATAACCCATTACATGTTTGACTTGGGCTAAGCCTTTAAGGCTGGAGCGGTGATCCTGCTGTCAATGCAAATACAAAGTTTCATAGGCTTCGGTGTAACGGCTTTGGAATTATTGGCATTTTTGTGATAAGCTATGGCTGCTGCAAATTCACTGAATCCTCCCATGGCCATTTTTTGACATAACCATTAGAAAAGTAactcattttttataaatagcaGGTCACAGTTGTTTGACGAGAgagcgggggaaaaaagcaaactaATCCTGTGGTACTTGGTCCcctaaatgaacaaataaataatcccAATTATTTGAggtgagaggggagaaagaaaaaaaaaaagaaaaaacaaggaaCACAAATGAATGGCTATTCTTGCATCATGTTGCATTCATTTCTCATGAGCATTTCTTTTGTGTCCTCCGCCCTTGGTGTATTGCTCTGTGTCAACTCCACAGGATATAAGAATGACAGTGAAGGCTTTGACTCACCATAGTCCTTTTCaactgatctgggatcaagTTCAAGGCCATCTACTGAAAGAGAAATATTGAAAGACATTGGTTTCTTAACATTAGAAGAAACCAATGTATGAGATATATTGATACATTGACATTTTTGGTCTGTGCTCTTTGCCTAGGGTTATTGGTAAGTATTAGCTACACCTTAATGTATTCCTTCATTGATTTCAAAGCGTTGCATTGTTCTGCTTAGGTTGAAGTACATAGAACTTTTTCTAACTGAAAGTTGAATTTAAATTACTGTCTTactgacagttttaaaaaaataagctacaaatatattacatcaaaaatgaatgaaaaaaagtaatgacaggaacaaaaataatacaaaaatctatttttttaaaatttttttatcaagTGGCACATTGGGCACATGGGATaaaaggggcaggtgctcaccccctgcccacacacacacctgcctggtgttctgtgatgtcataaaaggCTTCTCTGGTAGTACGGGAAAGcagatttaataaaatatttttcagtcacagattaatgagtgaatgagtgaagtCGTGGAATTCTATCTTTTATCTTTCAGTTTCAGACATAAGGGCAAACAACATCTATCAATTCCATAATCAACaataattaaatcataaatctgAGCTAGTGAAGTTTTCTGTAACTAAATATTTGACAAACCTCCTGCAGTTAACTTTGTCATGTTTCAGGTATTCATTACCGCAGATAATAggaacctatttttttttttttttcaggtcctaaaggactgtttttttcaaCAGGTGAGAAACAGTGAGTAGCAGAAAAACCTGCAATGAGGTCCCTGAATTCAACCTCCTTTTTGAACACCACTATTGTGCGTCCTGAGTTCTTTTTCATACGTGGTCTCGCTGGTATTCCCCACACAAAATACTACTATTTCTTCTTGTGCTTCGTTTATGCTGTGACTCTACTGGCGAACACTTTTGTCATGCTTATGATTTACACCGACCACTGTCTTCACAGTCCGAAATACattgcagtgtttaatttggctGTATCTGACTTGTGTGGAAGCACAACACTCATTCCTCAGTTGATCGACACCTTCTTGTTTAAATCACAGCTAATAGCCTTCGAGGCCTGCCTGACTaacctgtattttatttatgtctttTACGCGAtgcagtctctcactctcactatTCTTTCCTATGATAGAGGTGTTGCTATATGCTTCCCACTGAGATACAATGAGATCGTGACTAATAAATCAATGCTGTTGATCGTAAGTATATCGTGGATGTTTCCATCAGTTGCCACTCTCATATCTACAATTATTCTCAGCAGACTGTCATTCtgcaaatccattgtggtgaaCAGTTTTTTCTGCGACTACGGACCCATATACAACTTGGCTTGCAATGACAATACTCCGAGTAATGTGATTCGTTGGACGTATCCTGTGGTGTTTCTATGGTTTCCGTTATTGTTTATCATAGGCACATACATTTCTATAGCCAGAGCATTATTGAAAATTGCTGCGGCATCCGAGCGCCTCAAAGCCATGAAAACCTGCAGCGCTCATTTGATCTTGGTGAGTGtgtattattttcctttatgcATCTCTTTCGTACTGGGCTCCAGCATTCACCAGAACATCAGGATTATGAACATGTGCCTGGCGACCGTCTTGCCACCGATGCTGAATCCAATAATTTACTCACTGAAGACGGAAGAATTCAGAGAATCCGTTAAGAAGCTGTACAAGCGAAAGAAGATACACATCACtgtaagaaataaatgaataaacgtTTCAATCGTGAACGACTGACTGGGACGTTTGACTCTCACTTTCGGTGTAGGAGAGCACAGAAGACCACGTTCCGTCCTCTGATATACGTGAACGTCAAACCACTGCAGTCCACAGAATTTGCTGTCGAACAGAAGCTGAGTTTTGTGGACAAGCCGGAATGAGCCGGAAGGGCGCACGTCATGTGCAGGTTTGAGAAACCAGATAAATTTATTCATGAGGCATCTGCCAactttattgtatatttttagatccttatgcaatg is from Anguilla anguilla isolate fAngAng1 chromosome 9, fAngAng1.pri, whole genome shotgun sequence and encodes:
- the LOC118235100 gene encoding olfactory receptor 1-like isoform X3, translating into MRSLNSTSFLNTTIVRPEFFFVRGLTGIPHTKYYYFFLCFVYAVTLLANTFVMLMIYTDHCLHSPKYIAVFNLALSDLCGSTALVPQMLDTLLFKSHLISYEACLTSMFFVYWFVSVQSLTLTALSYDRFVAICFPVRYNEIVTSKSMLVIVSISWMFPSVATLISTIILSKLSFCKSIVVNSFFCDYGPIYNLACNDNTPSNAIGWTYPVVFLWFPLLFIIGTYISIARALLKIAAASERLKAMKTCSAHLILESTEDHVPSSDICGRQTTAVHKICCRTEAEFCGQAGMSRKGARHVQVLKHFFSGVRNSEEQTNLQ
- the LOC118235102 gene encoding olfactory receptor 1F1-like isoform X1, producing MRSLNSTSFLNTTIVRPEFFFIRGLAGIPHTKYYYFFLCFVYAVTLLANTFVMLMIYTDHCLHSPKYIAVFNLAVSDLCGSTTLIPQLIDTFLFKSQLIAFEACLTNLYFIYVFYAMQSLTLTILSYDRGVAICFPLRYNEIVTNKSMLLIVSISWMFPSVATLISTIILSRLSFCKSIVVNSFFCDYGPIYNLACNDNTPSNVIRWTYPVVFLWFPLLFIIGTYISIARALLKIAAASERLKAMKTCSAHLILESTENHVPSSDIRERQTTAVHKICCRTEAEFCGQAGMSRKGARHVQSVPLEGCSSWTPMHLLWDLSGAAVICSEFSILYLYNPLHV
- the LOC118235102 gene encoding olfactory receptor 1F1-like isoform X2 → MRSLNSTSFLNTTIVRPEFFFIRGLAGIPHTKYYYFFLCFVYAVTLLANTFVMLMIYTDHCLHSPKYIAVFNLAVSDLCGSTTLIPQLIDTFLFKSQLIAFEACLTNLYFIYVFYAMQSLTLTILSYDRGVAICFPLRYNEIVTNKSMLLIVSISWMFPSVATLISTIILSRLSFCKSIVVNSFFCDYGPIYNLACNDNTPSNVIRWTYPVVFLWFPLLFIIGTYISIARALLKIAAASERLKAMKTCSAHLILESTENHVPSSDIRERQTTAVHKICCRTEAEFCGQAGMSRKGARHVQCPP
- the LOC118235100 gene encoding olfactory receptor 1F1-like isoform X1 produces the protein MRSLNSTSFLNTTIVRPEFFFIRGLAGIPHTKYYYFFLCFVYAVTLLANTFVMLMIYTDHCLHSPKYIAVFNLAVSDLCGSTTLIPQLIDTFLFKSQLIAFEACLTNLYFIYVFYAMQSLTLTILSYDRGVAICFPLRYNEIVTNKSMLLIVSISWMFPSVATLISTIILSRLSFCKSIVVNSFFCDYGPIYNLACNDNTPSNVIRWTYPVVFLWFPLLFIIGTYISIARALLKIAAASERLKAMKTCSAHLILESTEDHVPSSDIRERQTTAVHRICCRTEAEFCGQAGMSRKGARHVQSVPLEGCSSWTPVHLLWDLSGAAVICSEFSILYLYNPLHV
- the LOC118235100 gene encoding olfactory receptor 1-like isoform X4, with amino-acid sequence MRSLNSTSFLNTTIVRPEFFFVRGLTGIPHTKYYYFFLCFVYAVTLLANTFVMLMIYTDHCLHSPKYIAVFNLALSDLCGSTALVPQMLDTLLFKSHLISYEACLTSMFFVYWFVSVQSLTLTALSYDRFVAICFPVRYNEIVTSKSMLVIVSISWMFPSVATLISTIILSKLSFCKSIVVNSFFCDYGPIYNLACNDNTPSNAIGWTYPVVFLWFPLLFIIGTYISIARALLKIAAASERLKAMKTCSAHLILESTEDHVPSSDICGRQTTAVHKICCRTEAEFCGQAGMSRKGARHVQVRNSE
- the LOC118235100 gene encoding olfactory receptor 1-like isoform X6, translating into MRSLNSTSFLNTTIVRPEFFFVRGLTGIPHTKYYYFFLCFVYAVTLLANTFVMLMIYTDHCLHSPKYIAVFNLALSDLCGSTALVPQMLDTLLFKSHLISYEACLTSMFFVYWFVSVQSLTLTALSYDRFVAICFPVRYNEIVTSKSMLVIVSISWMFPSVATLISTIILSKLSFCKSIVVNSFFCDYGPIYNLACNDNTPSNAIGWTYPVVFLWFPLLFIIGTYISIARALLKIAAASERLKAMKTCSAHLILVRNSE
- the LOC118235100 gene encoding olfactory receptor 1F1-like isoform X5, whose amino-acid sequence is MRSLNSTSFLNTTIVRPEFFFIRGLAGIPHTKYYYFFLCFVYAVTLLANTFVMLMIYTDHCLHSPKYIAVFNLAVSDLCGSTTLIPQLIDTFLFKSQLIAFEACLTNLYFIYVFYAMQSLTLTILSYDRGVAICFPLRYNEIVTNKSMLLIVSISWMFPSVATLISTIILSRLSFCKSIVVNSFFCDYGPIYNLACNDNTPSNVIRWTYPVVFLWFPLLFIIGTYISIARALLKIAAASERLKAMKTCSAHLILESTEDHVPSSDIRERQTTAVHRICCRTEAEFCGQAGMSRKGARHVQV